In one window of Kitasatospora sp. MMS16-BH015 DNA:
- a CDS encoding mechanosensitive ion channel family protein encodes MHVLVRPLATLLGILVVTLALGWGVDQVLQRVAARRPADRVWPLLRRCRVPLQVVIAAGLLLGTRPIERLFDLKGDGTHHAVLLVLIAGLGWLTVRVVAAGLVAFLSRYEGRWAEDPARLRRVHTQTSVLRRVVSALIAVVTAAVMLLTFDAMRTIGTSLLASAGILGIVAGIAAQSALGNFFAGLQIAFGDTVRIGDTVVVDTQQGTVEEITLTYLVIRLWDYRRLIVPVSYFVSKPFENWTRRHPGLLAWVVLHLDHTTPVPELRAALHSFLETDPHWDGEEWSLQVTDTTPSTLVVRAAMTARTPDEAALLRFEVREHLVAYLRDTHPAALPRLRTGEGTEAGEDGGKESA; translated from the coding sequence GTGCACGTGCTGGTCCGGCCGCTCGCCACGCTGCTCGGGATCCTCGTGGTGACGCTCGCCCTCGGGTGGGGCGTCGACCAGGTGCTGCAGCGGGTCGCGGCCCGCCGCCCGGCCGACCGGGTCTGGCCGCTGCTGCGGCGCTGCCGGGTGCCGCTCCAGGTGGTGATCGCGGCCGGGCTGCTGCTGGGCACCCGTCCGATCGAGCGGCTCTTCGACCTGAAGGGCGACGGTACGCACCACGCCGTGCTGCTGGTGCTGATCGCCGGCCTCGGCTGGCTCACCGTCCGGGTGGTGGCGGCCGGGCTGGTCGCCTTCCTCAGCCGGTACGAGGGCCGCTGGGCCGAGGACCCGGCCCGGCTCCGGCGGGTGCACACCCAGACCAGCGTGCTGCGACGGGTGGTCAGCGCGCTGATCGCGGTGGTCACCGCCGCCGTGATGCTGCTGACCTTCGACGCGATGCGCACCATCGGCACCAGCCTGCTCGCCTCGGCCGGCATCCTCGGCATCGTCGCGGGCATCGCCGCCCAGTCGGCCCTGGGCAACTTCTTCGCCGGCCTGCAGATCGCCTTCGGCGACACCGTCAGGATCGGCGACACCGTGGTGGTGGACACCCAGCAGGGCACAGTCGAGGAGATCACCCTCACCTACCTGGTGATCCGGCTCTGGGACTACCGCCGCCTGATCGTGCCGGTCTCCTACTTCGTCTCCAAGCCCTTCGAGAACTGGACCCGCCGCCACCCGGGCCTGCTCGCCTGGGTCGTCCTGCACCTCGACCACACCACCCCGGTGCCCGAGCTGCGCGCCGCCCTGCACTCCTTCCTGGAGACCGACCCGCACTGGGACGGCGAGGAGTGGTCGCTCCAGGTCACCGACACCACCCCGTCCACCCTGGTGGTCCGGGCCGCCATGACGGCCCGGACCCCGGACGAGGCCGCGCTGCTCCGCTTCGAGGTCCGCGAACACCTCGTCGCGTACCTGCGCGACACCCACCCCGCCGCCCTCCCCCGCCTCCGCACCGGCGAGGGCACGGAAGCGGGCGAGGACGGGGGGAAGGAGAGCGCCTAA
- a CDS encoding alpha/beta fold hydrolase — protein sequence MRLGGVRLRLPLHRRLGLPRGQRRRWVVGLVVLVLLALGGVAVATAGGPAAVREEDRFLAMPETPGSAATVQIDTSFFTTGSTPRPAILLAHGFGGSKADQADRARQLARAGYAVLTWSARGFGHSTGKIGLDAPDREIADVRHLVDWLAQRPEVRLDAPGDPRVGITGASYGGGAALLGAAYDPRIDAVASQITWWNLADSLFPQGAQGHQGDGVFKKLWAGIFFTTGASGAGIDPTAARKPGAGAEAGPPGCGKFLDELCAMYDRVATAGRPDAEAVKLLERSSPSSVAARLTKPTLVIQGQQDSLFPLDQGDAIAKAVAANGAPTAVDWFAGGHDGGTEGSQRTDARVTAWFDHYLRGESVDTGPAFRVTRTGGVDSTGFQAVLRGADADRYAGLGGTATRSYPLTGPAQNISNPPGGAPPNISALPGIGGALAQANSLGLGLSIDFPGQYASFDSAPLTEPLHLTGAPTAVVQVGSDRPDAVLFAKLYDLGPDGKQTLPQQLVAPLRLTGGTGTASTSTQTATVTLPAVDHTFPAGHRLRLVFASTDLGYASPAEPATYRISLVGELTAPTVAELRTESTPLPTRTWLLPLLAVLAAAALVFGRRRLRAPAPDPELAGVPLRITGLTKRYRKAADRYAVRELSFQVERGQVLGLLGPNGAGKTTTLRMLMGLIRPDAGEIRLFGHAVRPGAPVLSRVGAFVEGAGFLPHLTGRANLHLYWEATGRPAEDAHFEEALAIADLGEALDRAVRTYSQGMRQRLAIAQAMLGLPDLLILDEPTNGLDPPQIREMREVMIRYAAEGRTVIVSSHLLAEVEQSCTHLVVMDRGRLVTAGPVAEIVGHGEQLLIGTPPSYGPEALAAAAEKAAELPGVAAVEPAERGLLVQLDGLAASALVAELVALGVPVESAGPNRRLEDAFLSLIGGSA from the coding sequence ATGAGACTGGGTGGGGTGCGGCTGCGGCTGCCGCTGCATCGAAGGCTTGGCCTGCCTCGGGGGCAGCGGCGCCGGTGGGTGGTCGGGCTGGTGGTGCTGGTGCTGCTCGCCCTCGGCGGGGTGGCGGTGGCCACGGCGGGCGGGCCGGCGGCGGTGCGCGAGGAGGACCGTTTCCTCGCCATGCCCGAGACGCCCGGCAGCGCGGCCACCGTGCAGATCGACACCTCCTTCTTCACCACCGGCAGCACGCCGCGCCCGGCGATCCTGCTGGCCCACGGCTTCGGCGGCAGCAAGGCCGACCAGGCCGACCGGGCCCGGCAGCTGGCCCGGGCCGGGTACGCCGTGCTGACCTGGTCGGCCCGCGGCTTCGGCCACTCCACCGGCAAGATCGGCCTCGACGCGCCCGACCGCGAGATCGCCGACGTGCGGCACCTGGTGGACTGGCTGGCCCAGCGCCCCGAGGTGCGGCTCGACGCCCCCGGCGACCCCCGGGTGGGCATCACCGGCGCCTCGTACGGCGGCGGCGCCGCACTGCTCGGCGCCGCGTACGACCCCCGGATCGACGCCGTGGCCAGCCAGATCACCTGGTGGAACCTGGCCGACTCGCTCTTCCCCCAGGGCGCCCAGGGGCACCAGGGCGACGGCGTGTTCAAGAAGCTCTGGGCCGGCATCTTCTTCACCACCGGTGCGAGTGGTGCGGGCATCGACCCGACGGCCGCGCGCAAGCCCGGGGCCGGAGCCGAGGCGGGCCCGCCCGGTTGCGGCAAGTTCCTTGACGAGCTGTGCGCGATGTACGACCGGGTGGCCACCGCCGGGCGGCCCGACGCCGAGGCGGTGAAGCTGCTCGAACGCTCCAGCCCCTCCTCGGTGGCCGCCAGGCTCACCAAGCCCACCCTGGTGATCCAGGGTCAGCAGGACTCGCTCTTCCCGCTCGACCAGGGCGACGCGATCGCCAAGGCGGTGGCCGCCAACGGCGCGCCCACCGCCGTCGACTGGTTCGCCGGCGGCCACGACGGCGGCACCGAGGGCAGCCAGCGCACCGACGCCCGGGTCACCGCCTGGTTCGACCACTACCTGCGCGGCGAGTCCGTGGACACCGGCCCGGCCTTCCGGGTCACCCGCACCGGCGGCGTCGACTCCACCGGCTTCCAGGCCGTGCTGCGCGGCGCCGACGCCGACCGCTACGCAGGCCTCGGCGGCACCGCCACCCGCAGCTACCCGCTCACCGGACCGGCCCAGAACATCAGCAACCCGCCCGGCGGTGCCCCGCCCAACATCTCCGCCCTCCCCGGCATCGGCGGCGCCCTCGCCCAGGCGAACTCCCTCGGCCTCGGCCTGAGCATCGACTTCCCCGGCCAGTACGCGAGCTTCGACTCCGCCCCGCTGACCGAACCGCTCCACCTCACCGGCGCCCCGACCGCCGTCGTCCAGGTCGGCTCCGACCGGCCGGACGCCGTGCTCTTCGCCAAGCTCTACGACCTCGGCCCGGACGGCAAGCAGACCCTGCCGCAGCAGCTGGTCGCCCCGCTGCGCCTGACCGGCGGCACCGGTACGGCGTCGACGAGTACGCAGACGGCCACCGTCACGCTGCCCGCCGTGGACCACACCTTCCCGGCCGGGCACCGGCTGCGGCTGGTGTTCGCCTCCACCGACCTCGGGTACGCCTCGCCGGCCGAGCCCGCCACCTACCGGATCTCGCTGGTCGGCGAGCTCACCGCGCCGACCGTGGCCGAGCTGCGCACCGAGTCCACCCCGCTGCCCACCCGCACCTGGCTGCTCCCGCTGCTCGCCGTGCTGGCCGCCGCCGCCCTGGTGTTCGGCCGCCGCCGGCTGCGCGCCCCCGCGCCCGACCCGGAGCTGGCCGGGGTGCCGCTGCGGATCACCGGGCTGACCAAGCGGTACCGCAAGGCCGCCGACCGGTACGCCGTGCGGGAGCTCTCCTTCCAGGTCGAACGCGGCCAGGTGCTCGGCCTGCTCGGGCCCAACGGAGCCGGCAAGACCACCACGCTGCGGATGCTGATGGGCCTGATCCGGCCCGACGCGGGCGAGATCCGGCTGTTCGGCCACGCAGTGCGGCCCGGCGCGCCGGTGCTCTCCCGGGTCGGCGCCTTCGTCGAGGGGGCCGGCTTCCTGCCGCACCTCACCGGCCGGGCCAACCTGCACCTCTACTGGGAGGCCACCGGCCGCCCGGCCGAGGACGCCCACTTCGAGGAGGCGCTGGCCATCGCCGACCTCGGCGAGGCGCTGGACCGCGCCGTCCGCACCTACTCGCAGGGCATGCGGCAGCGCCTGGCCATCGCCCAGGCCATGCTCGGCCTGCCCGACCTGCTGATCCTGGACGAGCCCACCAACGGGCTCGACCCGCCGCAGATCCGCGAGATGCGGGAGGTGATGATCCGTTACGCCGCCGAGGGCCGCACCGTCATCGTCTCCTCCCACCTGCTCGCCGAGGTCGAACAGAGCTGCACCCACCTGGTGGTGATGGACCGGGGCCGCCTGGTCACCGCCGGCCCGGTGGCCGAGATCGTCGGCCACGGCGAGCAGCTGCTGATCGGCACCCCGCCCTCGTACGGCCCCGAGGCCCTCGCGGCCGCCGCCGAGAAGGCCGCCGAGCTGCCCGGCGTCGCCGCCGTCGAGCCGGCCGAACGCGGCCTGCTCGTCCAGCTGGACGGCCTGGCCGCCAGCGCCCTGGTCGCCGAGCTGGTCGCCCTCGGTGTCCCGGTCGAATCCGCCGGGCCGAACCGCCGCCTGGAGGACGCCTTCCTCTCCCTGATCGGAGGCTCCGCGTGA
- a CDS encoding VOC family protein produces MTSLVRHVTVDCADAYTLGSFWARVLDGSLAEDDFPGDPMALLSCANGVQILFITGPDAKTGKNRVHFDLQPQDRTRDAEVTRLLALGATQLDDQRRPDGTGWVVMADIEGNEFCVERSAAERGETERA; encoded by the coding sequence ATGACATCCCTCGTACGCCACGTCACGGTCGACTGCGCCGACGCCTACACCCTCGGCTCGTTCTGGGCCCGGGTGCTGGACGGCTCCCTCGCCGAGGACGACTTCCCGGGTGACCCGATGGCCCTGCTCAGCTGCGCCAACGGGGTGCAGATCCTCTTCATCACCGGCCCGGACGCCAAGACCGGCAAGAACCGGGTGCACTTCGACCTCCAGCCCCAGGACCGCACCCGGGACGCCGAGGTGACGCGCCTGCTGGCCCTCGGCGCCACCCAGCTCGACGACCAGCGCCGCCCCGACGGCACCGGCTGGGTGGTGATGGCCGACATCGAGGGCAACGAGTTCTGCGTCGAACGCAGCGCAGCCGAACGCGGCGAGACCGAACGCGCCTGA